In a genomic window of Streptomyces roseoviridis:
- a CDS encoding polysaccharide deacetylase family protein → MPTDRRGALRAGAAAALAGTLSTACGTDRPAPRPRRPAPAPVAAPAPRRYPGRPAEITTGPRDRPRVALTFHGQGDPATARALLDHAERAGARLTVLAVGDWLDRHPGMARRVLDGGHDLGNHTQHHLDITAMTEAEAHAEIQACARRLHRLTGSIGTWFRPSRARHAGETVRRAARRAGYPHVLSYDVDSLDFTSPGPAAVVANVTREIRNGSVVSLHFGYPDTVAALPLLLADLDRRGLSAVTTTELLT, encoded by the coding sequence ATGCCGACCGACCGCCGCGGTGCCCTCCGGGCCGGCGCGGCCGCCGCCCTCGCGGGGACCCTCTCCACCGCCTGCGGCACGGACCGCCCGGCCCCCAGGCCCCGGCGCCCCGCGCCCGCGCCCGTCGCCGCCCCGGCACCCCGCCGCTACCCCGGCCGCCCCGCCGAGATCACCACCGGCCCCCGCGACCGGCCACGCGTCGCCCTCACCTTCCACGGCCAGGGCGACCCCGCCACCGCGCGGGCCCTCCTCGACCACGCCGAACGGGCCGGGGCCCGCCTCACCGTCCTCGCCGTCGGCGACTGGCTCGACCGCCACCCCGGCATGGCCCGGCGCGTCCTCGACGGTGGCCACGACCTCGGCAACCACACCCAGCACCACCTCGACATCACCGCCATGACCGAGGCCGAGGCCCACGCGGAGATCCAGGCGTGCGCCCGGCGGCTGCACCGCCTCACCGGCTCCATCGGCACCTGGTTCCGCCCCTCCCGCGCCCGGCACGCCGGTGAGACCGTCCGCCGCGCCGCCCGCCGCGCCGGATACCCGCACGTCCTCTCGTACGACGTCGACTCCCTCGACTTCACCTCGCCCGGCCCCGCGGCCGTCGTCGCCAACGTCACCCGGGAGATCCGCAACGGATCGGTGGTGAGCCTCCACTTCGGCTACCCCGACACGGTCGCCGCGCTGCCCCTCCTCCTCGCCGACCTCGACCGCCGCGGCCTCTCCGCGGTGACCACCACGGAGCTGCTGACCTGA
- a CDS encoding CopD family protein — translation MTFPGPSGTPSRRLTAAVIAAAAVLTVVLLGASLAQTGTGELEVPAAGTITLLRLLVVTALAVHIGEIAGVRIAGEGPLPRRWSVPAAVVGCAASAGLLVLLAVISGLELTTVYGLREGRLLLVTANALAVAALCAAGRRPALALGPLAVAIGAEALRAHPESYSPAIGVGLTVVHLTAASLWFGTLLHVLRTMWLRGGGRDVLMRYARMAAWVFAALAVTGTCSTLRRLPLDGILSTAYGRVLLVKLALFGLAALLALAARRRMLSGGDARPPARIELGVLAAVMVVSALLTVVPDPHWLLP, via the coding sequence GTGACGTTCCCAGGCCCCTCCGGCACCCCGAGCCGTCGTCTGACGGCAGCCGTCATCGCCGCAGCCGCCGTCCTCACGGTCGTCCTCCTCGGCGCCTCGCTCGCCCAGACGGGGACCGGCGAGCTGGAGGTCCCCGCCGCCGGAACCATCACCCTGCTGCGGCTCCTCGTCGTCACCGCCCTCGCCGTCCACATCGGCGAGATCGCGGGCGTCCGGATCGCCGGCGAAGGGCCGCTGCCCCGCCGCTGGTCCGTCCCCGCGGCCGTCGTCGGCTGCGCCGCCTCCGCGGGCCTCCTGGTCCTCCTCGCCGTCATCAGCGGACTGGAGCTGACCACCGTGTACGGGCTCCGCGAGGGCCGGCTGCTGCTCGTCACCGCCAACGCCCTCGCCGTGGCCGCCCTGTGCGCCGCCGGCCGCCGGCCGGCCCTCGCGCTCGGGCCACTGGCCGTCGCGATCGGAGCGGAGGCCCTGCGCGCCCACCCCGAGTCGTACAGCCCGGCGATCGGGGTCGGCCTCACCGTCGTCCACCTGACGGCCGCGTCCCTCTGGTTCGGCACCCTGCTCCACGTCCTGCGCACCATGTGGCTGCGCGGCGGCGGCCGGGACGTCCTCATGCGCTACGCCAGGATGGCGGCCTGGGTCTTCGCGGCCCTCGCGGTCACCGGCACCTGTTCCACCCTGCGCCGCCTCCCGCTGGACGGGATCCTCAGCACCGCCTACGGAAGGGTGCTGCTGGTGAAGCTCGCCCTCTTCGGCCTGGCCGCCCTGCTCGCCCTGGCCGCCCGCCGCCGCATGCTGAGCGGCGGCGACGCCCGGCCCCCCGCCCGGATCGAGCTGGGGGTCCTCGCGGCCGTCATGGTCGTCTCCGCGCTGCTCACCGTCGTACCGGACCCGCACTGGCTGCTGCCCTGA
- a CDS encoding ATP-binding protein, giving the protein MAGLEGMDQPRQHGGATAARWAPAPEDEQAAEALHLYGNPAEEDARLPSLPESAAVARRLTQWVVLRHWQLSPQIAEHTVLLVSELVGNAVRHTGARVFALRMLRRRGWIRVEVRDPSRGLPCLMPVHELDTSGRGLFLVDKLSDRWGVDLAPRGKTTWFEMRVSDR; this is encoded by the coding sequence ATGGCGGGCCTGGAGGGTATGGATCAACCGCGGCAGCACGGCGGGGCGACCGCCGCACGGTGGGCACCGGCCCCCGAGGACGAACAGGCCGCGGAAGCACTGCACTTGTACGGGAACCCGGCCGAGGAGGACGCCCGGCTGCCGTCCCTCCCGGAGTCGGCCGCGGTCGCCCGGCGGCTCACCCAGTGGGTCGTGCTGCGCCACTGGCAGCTCTCGCCGCAGATCGCCGAGCACACGGTGCTGCTGGTCTCCGAGCTCGTCGGCAACGCCGTCCGGCACACCGGCGCCCGCGTCTTCGCCCTGCGCATGCTCCGCCGCCGCGGCTGGATCCGCGTCGAGGTGCGGGACCCCTCGCGGGGTCTGCCCTGCCTGATGCCGGTGCACGAGCTCGACACCAGCGGCCGGGGCCTCTTCCTCGTCGACAAGCTCTCCGACCGCTGGGGCGTCGACCTGGCCCCGCGCGGCAAGACCACCTGGTTCGAGATGCGGGTCAGCGACCGCTGA
- a CDS encoding condensation domain-containing protein: protein MTTAPRPASPDRAPLSFAQERLWFTDAAAPGNPTYNVPLYFRAGGPLHPKALSLALEAVTARHEPLRTVYRPADDGRPVQIVLAAEPVPVEVVDLTGAPDAAARAEREARERGRAPFDLEHGPLLRCTLWQGLPGGDAVLLTIHHIAVDGWSLAPLFDDLSRAYEAAVDGDPAALPPLPTRYADFAALERGAEHDPAALAALDERVTELLGVAPGLHLAGRADRPAAPDGTRPGAQVAVTVPPPVRTGIAALARSLRATPYVVLTAAVQALLHRWSGRSDFLLGTMTANRVHAGLEEAIGFFVNTVPLRCRVDTAGTFGELCTAVRAEAFRSLSHQAVPFDRLTAAVGAARGTGRTPLVEVGFVYQNTPVPRAGRTGWTAPVVLGTDTAKFDLLLVLEDGPDGLSVTVEYDTELYAPATARNLADGLAALLAEAVADPARPLDALPALPGEPAADELPPQPALPAAVPPPAPGAAPPPTGAPRLTGTEAEAARLFADALGGRGGLGPAPTAAELTAGSDFFALGGHSLLAVTMLAEAKRRHGLAVSPRAFLPDPTVGGLARLLDEAKATEAAPAADGRAATAPVPADDEAHPASPVQQRFWFLDRLPSLRAAYLIPTLVEYGGPVDREVLRRAVDLVLTRHPALSAVFFLDRRKRHVCYRTTGTPAPTAVTDAADWNSDALRERLSRLCWEPVDLGRQAPARAEILALGPDRTVLALVVHHIVADGWSRDLLLAEIGTAYRALADGAVPQLAEPVHPARLAPADPGTEAQEAERAAALLEHLRGAPNDIALPHDWPRTELQSTKAALLTATLPEATAARLRTVAADVVGCTPFMTTAALLAVALARRGTQRDFLFAFPWAGREDPAAAEAIGMFVNTLILRVDLREDLTWRELLGRVRESCAVSYRHAGVALDVLAGELHSDRDLSRPALTPVFLSAQSGAAGPEPLTAGTTARLLPLDPLHIKYELELVASEAADERLELSLSYAVGLFAQDTAQALLADVVTAAEDLAADPDSHPITRSTS, encoded by the coding sequence ATGACCACCGCCCCCCGCCCCGCCTCCCCGGACCGGGCGCCGCTCTCCTTCGCGCAGGAGCGGCTGTGGTTCACCGACGCCGCCGCCCCCGGCAACCCCACCTACAACGTGCCGCTGTACTTCCGCGCCGGCGGCCCCCTGCACCCCAAGGCCCTCTCGCTCGCCCTGGAGGCGGTCACCGCCCGGCACGAGCCGCTGCGCACGGTCTACCGGCCGGCCGACGACGGCCGCCCCGTCCAGATCGTCCTGGCCGCGGAGCCCGTCCCCGTCGAGGTCGTCGACCTCACCGGCGCGCCCGACGCCGCCGCCCGTGCCGAACGCGAGGCACGGGAGCGGGGCCGCGCGCCCTTCGACCTCGAACACGGTCCGCTGCTGCGCTGCACGCTGTGGCAAGGGCTGCCCGGCGGCGACGCCGTCCTGCTGACCATCCACCACATCGCCGTCGACGGCTGGTCCCTGGCACCGCTCTTCGACGACCTCTCCCGCGCCTACGAGGCCGCGGTGGACGGCGACCCGGCCGCACTGCCCCCGCTGCCCACCCGCTACGCGGACTTCGCGGCCCTCGAACGCGGCGCCGAGCACGACCCCGCCGCCCTCGCCGCCCTGGACGAGCGCGTCACCGAACTGCTGGGCGTGGCACCCGGACTGCACCTCGCCGGCCGCGCCGACCGGCCGGCCGCCCCCGACGGCACCCGGCCCGGCGCCCAGGTCGCCGTCACCGTCCCGCCGCCGGTCCGCACCGGCATCGCCGCGCTCGCCCGCTCGCTGCGGGCGACGCCGTACGTCGTGCTCACCGCCGCCGTCCAGGCCCTGCTGCACCGCTGGTCGGGCCGGAGCGACTTCCTGCTCGGCACGATGACGGCCAACCGGGTCCACGCCGGCCTGGAGGAAGCCATCGGCTTCTTCGTCAACACCGTGCCGCTGCGCTGCCGGGTCGACACCGCCGGCACCTTCGGCGAGCTGTGCACGGCGGTCCGCGCGGAGGCATTCCGCTCGCTGTCCCACCAGGCGGTCCCCTTCGACCGGCTCACCGCCGCCGTCGGCGCCGCCCGCGGCACCGGCCGCACGCCGCTGGTCGAGGTCGGCTTCGTGTACCAGAACACGCCCGTGCCCCGGGCCGGCCGCACCGGCTGGACGGCACCCGTCGTGCTCGGCACCGACACCGCCAAGTTCGACCTGCTCCTCGTCCTGGAGGACGGCCCCGACGGGCTGTCGGTCACCGTCGAGTACGACACCGAGCTGTACGCCCCCGCCACGGCCCGCAACCTCGCCGACGGCCTCGCGGCCCTGCTCGCCGAGGCGGTCGCCGACCCGGCCCGCCCGCTGGACGCGCTGCCGGCCCTGCCCGGCGAGCCGGCCGCGGACGAACTGCCGCCGCAGCCGGCGCTGCCCGCCGCGGTGCCCCCGCCGGCGCCCGGCGCCGCCCCGCCCCCCACCGGCGCGCCCCGGCTGACGGGCACCGAGGCGGAGGCGGCCCGGCTGTTCGCCGACGCCCTCGGCGGGCGCGGCGGCCTCGGACCGGCCCCCACGGCGGCCGAGCTGACCGCCGGCAGCGACTTCTTCGCCCTCGGCGGCCACTCGCTGCTCGCCGTCACCATGCTGGCCGAGGCCAAGCGCCGGCACGGCCTGGCCGTGTCCCCCCGGGCCTTCCTGCCCGACCCGACGGTCGGGGGACTCGCCCGGCTCCTCGACGAGGCGAAGGCCACCGAGGCCGCCCCCGCCGCCGACGGACGGGCCGCCACCGCGCCCGTGCCCGCCGACGACGAGGCGCATCCGGCCTCGCCGGTGCAGCAGCGCTTCTGGTTCCTGGACCGGCTGCCGTCGCTGCGCGCCGCCTACCTGATCCCCACCCTCGTCGAGTACGGCGGACCCGTCGACCGCGAGGTCCTGCGCCGCGCCGTCGACCTCGTCCTCACCCGGCACCCGGCCCTGTCCGCGGTCTTCTTCCTCGACCGGCGCAAGCGCCACGTCTGCTACCGCACCACCGGCACCCCGGCCCCGACGGCCGTCACCGACGCCGCCGACTGGAACTCCGACGCGCTGCGGGAGCGGCTGTCCCGGCTGTGCTGGGAGCCCGTGGACCTCGGCCGGCAGGCACCCGCCCGCGCGGAGATCCTCGCCCTCGGACCGGACCGGACCGTGCTCGCCCTGGTGGTCCACCACATCGTCGCCGACGGCTGGTCCCGCGACCTGCTGCTCGCGGAGATCGGCACGGCCTACCGGGCGCTGGCCGACGGAGCCGTACCCCAGCTGGCGGAGCCGGTCCACCCGGCCCGCCTGGCCCCGGCCGACCCCGGCACCGAGGCACAGGAGGCCGAGCGGGCCGCCGCCCTCCTGGAGCACCTGCGCGGAGCGCCCAACGACATCGCGCTCCCGCACGACTGGCCGCGTACCGAACTCCAGTCCACCAAGGCGGCGCTGCTCACCGCGACCCTGCCCGAGGCCACCGCCGCCCGGCTGCGCACCGTCGCCGCCGACGTCGTCGGCTGCACCCCCTTCATGACCACCGCCGCACTGCTCGCCGTGGCCCTGGCCCGCCGCGGCACCCAGCGGGACTTCCTGTTCGCCTTCCCCTGGGCCGGGCGCGAGGACCCGGCGGCCGCCGAGGCGATCGGGATGTTCGTGAACACCCTGATCCTCCGCGTCGACCTGCGCGAGGACCTGACCTGGCGCGAGCTGCTCGGCCGGGTCCGGGAGAGCTGTGCCGTGTCCTACCGGCACGCGGGCGTGGCGCTCGATGTCCTCGCGGGCGAGCTGCACAGCGACCGGGACCTGAGCCGTCCCGCCCTGACCCCGGTGTTCCTCAGTGCCCAGAGCGGCGCCGCGGGCCCGGAGCCGCTGACCGCCGGCACCACCGCCCGGCTGCTCCCGCTGGACCCGCTGCACATCAAGTACGAGCTCGAACTCGTCGCCTCCGAGGCCGCCGACGAGCGGCTCGAGCTCTCCCTGTCCTACGCCGTCGGCCTGTTCGCCCAGGACACGGCACAGGCCCTGCTGGCCGACGTGGTCACCGCCGCCGAAGACCTCGCGGCCGACCCCGATTCCCACCCCATCACCAGGAGCACTTCGTGA
- a CDS encoding L,D-transpeptidase — MNGQPISGGNAGRRRRTRLGALATGALLLALTACGGGATGGDKGGQGAGGGGKQEITASQAVVTIAPKDGADSVATSGALKVTAQQGKLTTVTVSDTEGNKVEGKISADGSSWEPLGHLAASTQYKVHAIAEDAEGRESAKDTTFSTLTPKNTFIGHYTPENGQTVGVGMPVSINFTRGITNPEAVEKAITVTAEPAVQVEGHWFGNDRLDFRPKEYWAAGTKVTVKLNLDGVEGRPGVYGKQKKTFTFTIGRRQVSTVDASAKTMKVERDGKIIKTLPITAGAPSTTTYNGQMVISEKYKVTRMNGATVGFGGEYDIKDVPHAMRLSTSGTFVHGNYWASASTFGSANVSHGCVGLRDARGAGDSSTPAAWFYDRSLIGDVVIVKNSKDKQIQPDNGLNGWNMSWEEWIK; from the coding sequence GTGAACGGGCAGCCGATATCCGGGGGGAACGCCGGACGGCGCCGCCGCACCCGTCTGGGCGCGCTGGCGACGGGAGCGCTGCTCCTCGCCCTGACCGCCTGCGGCGGTGGCGCCACGGGCGGCGACAAGGGGGGCCAGGGCGCGGGCGGCGGTGGCAAGCAGGAGATCACGGCCTCCCAGGCGGTCGTGACGATCGCTCCCAAGGACGGCGCCGACTCGGTCGCCACCAGCGGCGCGCTGAAGGTCACGGCCCAGCAGGGCAAGCTGACCACGGTGACGGTCTCGGACACCGAGGGCAACAAGGTGGAGGGCAAGATCTCCGCCGACGGCAGCAGCTGGGAGCCGCTGGGCCACCTGGCCGCGAGCACCCAGTACAAGGTGCACGCGATCGCCGAGGACGCCGAGGGCCGTGAGTCGGCGAAGGACACCACCTTCTCCACCCTCACCCCGAAGAACACCTTCATCGGCCACTACACGCCGGAGAACGGTCAGACCGTCGGCGTCGGCATGCCGGTCTCCATCAACTTCACCCGCGGCATCACGAACCCGGAGGCCGTCGAGAAGGCCATCACGGTGACGGCGGAGCCGGCCGTGCAGGTCGAGGGCCACTGGTTCGGCAACGACCGGCTGGACTTCCGTCCCAAGGAGTACTGGGCCGCGGGCACCAAGGTGACCGTGAAGCTGAACCTGGACGGTGTCGAGGGCCGGCCGGGCGTCTACGGCAAGCAGAAGAAGACCTTCACCTTCACCATCGGCCGCCGCCAGGTCTCCACGGTCGACGCGAGCGCCAAGACCATGAAGGTCGAGCGCGACGGCAAGATCATCAAGACGCTGCCGATCACCGCGGGCGCGCCGTCCACGACCACGTACAACGGTCAGATGGTCATCAGCGAGAAGTACAAGGTGACCCGCATGAACGGGGCCACCGTCGGCTTCGGCGGCGAGTACGACATCAAGGACGTGCCGCACGCGATGCGCCTGTCCACCTCGGGCACCTTCGTGCACGGCAACTACTGGGCCTCGGCCTCGACGTTCGGCTCCGCCAACGTCAGCCACGGCTGCGTCGGCCTGCGCGACGCGCGGGGCGCGGGCGACAGCTCCACGCCGGCGGCCTGGTTCTACGACCGCTCGCTCATCGGCGACGTCGTCATCGTGAAGAACTCCAAGGACAAGCAGATCCAGCCGGACAACGGCCTCAACGGCTGGAACATGTCCTGGGAGGAATGGATCAAGTAG
- a CDS encoding enoyl-CoA hydratase/isomerase family protein: MTVNLEVAEGVGTIRLDRPPMNALDIATQDRLRELAEEATNRDDVRAVILYGGEKVFAAGADIKEMQVMDHAAMVKRSRALQDSFTAVARIPKPVVAAVTGYALGGGCELALCADYRIAADDAKLGQPEILLGLIPGAGGTQRLSRLVGPSTAKDLIFTGRMVKADEALRLGLVDRVVPAAEVYEQAHAWAAKLAQGPAIALRAAKEAIDQGLETDIDTGLAIERTWFAGLFATEDRERGMRSFVEEGPGKAKFV; the protein is encoded by the coding sequence ATGACTGTGAACCTCGAAGTCGCCGAAGGCGTCGGCACGATCCGTCTCGACCGTCCCCCGATGAACGCCCTGGACATCGCCACCCAGGACCGGCTGCGCGAGCTGGCCGAGGAGGCGACGAACCGCGACGACGTGCGGGCCGTGATCCTGTACGGCGGGGAGAAGGTGTTCGCGGCCGGCGCGGACATCAAGGAGATGCAGGTCATGGACCACGCCGCCATGGTCAAGCGGTCCCGCGCCCTGCAGGACTCCTTCACCGCGGTCGCGCGCATCCCCAAGCCGGTCGTCGCGGCCGTCACCGGCTACGCCCTGGGCGGCGGCTGCGAGCTGGCGCTGTGCGCCGACTACCGGATCGCCGCGGACGACGCCAAGCTGGGCCAGCCCGAGATCCTGCTCGGCCTGATCCCGGGCGCCGGCGGCACCCAGCGCCTGTCCCGTCTGGTCGGCCCGTCCACCGCCAAGGACCTCATCTTCACCGGCCGCATGGTGAAGGCGGACGAGGCGCTCCGGCTCGGCCTGGTGGACCGGGTCGTCCCGGCCGCCGAGGTGTACGAGCAGGCGCACGCCTGGGCCGCGAAGCTGGCCCAGGGCCCCGCGATCGCGCTGCGCGCGGCGAAGGAGGCGATCGACCAGGGCCTGGAGACGGACATCGACACGGGGCTCGCCATCGAGCGCACCTGGTTCGCGGGGCTGTTCGCGACCGAGGACCGGGAGCGCGGGATGCGCAGCTTCGTCGAGGAGGGCCCGGGCAAGGCCAAGTTCGTCTGA
- a CDS encoding GNAT family protein has translation MTLFGHNLTDSAQLRPLEPWQAEEFAQYVDRVRPHLAPWLPWAHFVKDTESARQFLQRYADTQSQDGGRIFGIWVDGTMEGGALFRIFDVPAGVCEMGVWLSPDAQGKGLVTLAARHLADWALKVRGMHRIEWRVTPSNTRSIAVAKRLGMRHEGTLREVFAFNGVRQDLEIWALLAGDAA, from the coding sequence GTGACGCTCTTCGGCCACAACCTGACAGACTCCGCCCAGCTGCGCCCGCTGGAACCCTGGCAGGCGGAAGAATTCGCCCAGTACGTCGACCGGGTGCGGCCGCATCTCGCGCCGTGGCTTCCCTGGGCGCACTTCGTGAAGGACACGGAATCGGCGCGGCAATTCCTCCAGCGGTACGCGGACACGCAGAGTCAGGACGGCGGCCGGATTTTCGGCATCTGGGTCGACGGCACAATGGAGGGCGGGGCGCTGTTCCGCATCTTCGACGTGCCGGCCGGCGTCTGTGAAATGGGTGTGTGGCTGTCCCCCGACGCCCAGGGAAAGGGCCTTGTCACACTGGCCGCGCGCCATCTCGCGGACTGGGCGCTCAAGGTCCGCGGAATGCATCGGATCGAATGGCGGGTGACCCCGTCGAATACCCGCAGCATCGCGGTCGCCAAGCGCCTGGGAATGCGCCACGAAGGCACGCTGCGTGAGGTGTTCGCCTTCAACGGCGTGCGTCAGGACCTGGAGATCTGGGCCCTGCTCGCCGGCGACGCCGCGTAG
- a CDS encoding GNAT family N-acetyltransferase: MSSEVTAVADILAAARGVFPAPDGSTTILPQPNARDAGVLSFTAHSVVFLNEDPEWIRAELAVASTDPLVASMTPPFLAALAARTGRYVNTIDLLTVADALPGDPGIGLREIDDPEHPRVARALKYRDEVRVWAADGGVLILGRGVAGRMEAAIEVEEGARHRGLGRALATAARMLTPDPVVWAQQSPGNARSVRVFQAAGYRPVGAEALLVAR, encoded by the coding sequence ATGAGCAGCGAGGTCACTGCAGTGGCGGACATCCTGGCGGCGGCGCGCGGGGTGTTCCCCGCACCGGACGGGTCGACGACGATCCTGCCGCAGCCGAACGCCCGGGACGCGGGCGTGCTGTCGTTCACGGCGCACTCGGTGGTGTTCCTGAACGAGGACCCGGAGTGGATACGGGCGGAGCTGGCGGTGGCGTCGACGGATCCGCTGGTGGCGAGCATGACCCCGCCGTTCCTGGCCGCGCTGGCGGCCCGCACGGGCCGGTACGTGAACACGATCGACCTGCTGACCGTCGCGGACGCCCTCCCGGGCGACCCGGGGATCGGGCTGCGCGAGATCGACGACCCGGAGCACCCGCGGGTGGCGCGGGCGCTGAAGTACCGGGACGAGGTGCGGGTGTGGGCCGCGGACGGCGGGGTGCTGATCCTGGGCCGGGGCGTCGCCGGGCGCATGGAGGCCGCCATCGAGGTGGAGGAGGGGGCGCGCCACCGGGGCCTGGGCCGTGCGCTGGCCACGGCGGCCCGGATGCTGACCCCGGACCCGGTGGTGTGGGCCCAGCAGTCCCCCGGCAACGCCCGCAGCGTCCGCGTCTTCCAGGCGGCGGGCTACCGCCCGGTCGGCGCGGAGGCCCTGCTGGTGGCGCGGTAG
- a CDS encoding non-ribosomal peptide synthetase, with amino-acid sequence MAAVSVHDVVAQWVETQPDACAVRDPAGGRALSYRELWQRAGWLAAELAHRGVGRGDLVPVAQDRSVDLIVTFLGILRCGAAYLPLDGLAPTGRLADVVAESGSRVIVRSPGAGAAAPGRWSDLAARLPEEVEPLALPESDPGLPVPAVPGDRDDPAYVNFTSGSTGRPKGVVVPHRAVLRLALGARFCTLGAGDQVASSANPAFDATTFEVWNTLCAGATVVVFPSVTDLAMDEWTALIRSERIDAMFLTTSLFHTVARESAGAFGSVGTVVVGGEQLELGAVRRVLAAGPPARLVNGYGPTETTTFAAYFDCTEESLAGLDRVPVGFPLQATTLHLLDAELNEVPAGETGELCVGGPGVALGYLARPELTKERFVTLPATGERIYRTGDTGRLLPSGAVELFGRTDRQVKLRGFRIELEEIERTALNSGLADAAFVEKVGEGPTASLVGFVLPARDGEPGPSREELPAALNRTLGQTLPSYMLPARWLVLDRVPFGSTGKADRARLLKLLDAPPAERTQPVTRPVTAPSGDRPADAPVLAALQTVWQDVLSADAIGPDANFIDLGGNSILAMQVATRVRQHLGVRIDAGAVLLTDSLEELAAHVAAQPTAAAS; translated from the coding sequence ATGGCGGCAGTCAGCGTGCACGACGTCGTGGCGCAGTGGGTCGAGACACAGCCCGACGCCTGTGCCGTACGCGATCCGGCAGGGGGCCGGGCGCTCTCGTACCGCGAGCTGTGGCAGCGTGCCGGCTGGCTCGCCGCCGAGCTCGCCCACCGGGGAGTGGGCCGCGGCGACCTCGTGCCGGTCGCCCAGGACCGGTCGGTCGACCTGATCGTCACCTTCCTCGGCATCCTGCGCTGCGGCGCCGCCTACCTCCCCCTGGACGGTCTCGCCCCCACCGGCCGGCTCGCCGACGTCGTCGCCGAGTCGGGCTCCCGGGTGATCGTCCGCTCGCCGGGGGCCGGTGCGGCGGCCCCCGGCCGCTGGAGCGACCTGGCGGCCCGGCTGCCCGAGGAGGTCGAGCCGCTCGCTCTGCCCGAGAGCGATCCCGGCCTTCCGGTGCCCGCCGTGCCGGGCGACCGCGACGACCCGGCGTACGTGAACTTCACCTCCGGCTCCACCGGCCGGCCCAAGGGCGTCGTCGTGCCCCACCGCGCCGTGCTGCGCCTCGCGCTCGGCGCCCGGTTCTGCACGCTCGGCGCGGGCGACCAGGTGGCGAGCTCCGCCAACCCGGCCTTCGACGCCACCACCTTCGAGGTCTGGAACACGCTCTGCGCCGGCGCGACCGTCGTGGTCTTCCCGTCCGTCACCGACCTGGCCATGGACGAGTGGACCGCGCTGATCCGCAGCGAGCGCATCGACGCCATGTTCCTCACCACCTCCCTCTTCCACACCGTGGCGCGGGAGAGCGCGGGTGCCTTCGGCAGCGTGGGGACCGTGGTGGTCGGCGGCGAGCAGCTGGAGCTCGGCGCGGTGCGCCGGGTGCTGGCCGCCGGGCCGCCCGCCCGGCTGGTCAACGGCTACGGGCCGACCGAGACGACCACCTTCGCCGCCTACTTCGACTGCACGGAGGAGAGCCTGGCGGGCCTGGACCGGGTGCCGGTCGGCTTCCCCCTCCAGGCAACCACCCTGCACCTGCTGGACGCGGAACTGAACGAGGTGCCCGCGGGGGAGACCGGCGAGCTGTGCGTCGGCGGCCCGGGCGTCGCGCTCGGCTACCTGGCGCGCCCCGAACTGACGAAGGAACGTTTCGTCACCCTGCCCGCGACGGGTGAGCGGATCTACCGCACCGGCGACACCGGCCGCCTGCTCCCCAGCGGCGCCGTCGAGCTCTTCGGGCGCACCGACCGGCAGGTCAAGCTGCGCGGCTTCCGCATCGAACTGGAGGAGATCGAGCGCACCGCGCTGAACAGCGGACTCGCCGACGCCGCCTTCGTCGAGAAGGTCGGCGAGGGCCCCACCGCCTCGCTCGTCGGCTTCGTGCTGCCGGCCCGCGACGGCGAACCGGGACCGAGCCGCGAGGAGCTGCCCGCCGCCCTCAACCGGACCCTCGGCCAGACCCTGCCGAGCTACATGCTCCCGGCCCGCTGGCTGGTGCTCGACCGGGTCCCCTTCGGCTCGACCGGCAAGGCCGACCGCGCCCGGCTCCTGAAGCTGCTCGACGCCCCGCCGGCCGAGCGGACACAGCCGGTGACGCGGCCGGTGACGGCGCCGTCCGGCGACCGGCCGGCCGACGCCCCGGTGCTCGCCGCCCTCCAGACCGTCTGGCAGGACGTGCTCTCCGCCGACGCGATCGGCCCCGACGCCAACTTCATCGACCTCGGCGGCAACTCCATCCTCGCCATGCAGGTCGCCACCCGCGTGCGGCAGCACCTCGGCGTCCGCATCGACGCCGGAGCCGTACTGCTCACCGACAGCCTGGAGGAACTGGCCGCCCACGTGGCCGCGCAGCCGACGGCGGCCGCCTCATGA
- a CDS encoding EF-hand domain-containing protein, with protein MADIESARTAFDKFDVDGDGFITAAEYKSVMAQLGDFNVTETVAEALIKQRDANGDGVLSWDEFWAHLGKA; from the coding sequence GTGGCGGACATCGAGTCGGCACGTACGGCATTCGACAAGTTCGACGTGGACGGGGACGGCTTCATCACGGCCGCCGAGTACAAGAGCGTCATGGCCCAGCTGGGCGACTTCAACGTGACCGAGACGGTCGCCGAGGCGCTCATCAAGCAGCGCGACGCCAACGGCGACGGCGTCCTGTCCTGGGACGAGTTCTGGGCCCACCTCGGCAAGGCCTGA